The Apium graveolens cultivar Ventura chromosome 11, ASM990537v1, whole genome shotgun sequence genome has a window encoding:
- the LOC141697412 gene encoding uncharacterized protein LOC141697412 translates to MLRSLLKKATAKHSLHLAQLNWQRGMHTRNKKAMELIAKGWSALKEVDRVIDYCELNDKRLIPLLRVAKENFELALETDNSNTHARFWLSKLHLKYHVPGACKAIGAALLVEAADMGDADAQYELACRLRVENDYVQDDQQAFHYLEMAVDQLHPAALYMLGAVYLTGDCVERDVSSAIWCFHRASEKGHAGAAIAYGSLLLRGVEVPECPTKFNVKRNSSTRLPRKSAGSSTQNPLEMAREQFEIAAKAKCDLGFRWLKRLEEEEKRITNP, encoded by the exons ATGCTGCGGTCGTTATTAAAGAAGGCTACTGCTAAACACAGCCTTCATCTTGCTCAACTCAATTGGCAG AGAGGGATGCACACCAGAAATAAAAAGGCAATGGAGCTCATCGCTAAAGGGTGGAGTGCCTTGAAAGAAGTTGATAGAGTGATTGATTATTGTGAACTTAATGATAAGCGTCTCATTCCTCTCCTCAGG GTAGCGAAGGAAAACTTTGAATTGGCTCTGGAGACTGACAACTCAAACACTCATGCAAGATTTTGGCTTTCCAAGCTGCATCTAAAGTACCATGTCCCAGGGGCTTGCAAAGCCAT AGGTGCTGCTTTATTAGTGGAAGCTGCAGACATGGGTGATGCAGATGCGCAGTATGAGTTGGCTTGCCGCTTAAGAGTGGAG AATGACTATGTTCAAGACGATCAGCAAGCCTTCCATTATCTAGAGATGGCAGTCGATCAG TTACATCCAGCTGCGCTCTATATGCTGGGAGCTGTATATCTGACGGGGGATTGTGTGGAAAGAGATGTTTCCTCAGCAATATGGTGTTTTCATAGAGCATCTGAAAAG GGCCATGCTGGGGCTGCTATAGCATATGGATCCCTTCTTCTTAGAG GCGTTGAAGTTCCTGAATGTCCAACTAAATTTAATGTGAAGAGAAACTCGTCTACTAGATTACCAAGGAAGAGTGCAGGAAGCTCTACTCAAAATCCACTTGAGATGGCAAGAGAACAATTTGAAATTGCTGCTAAAGCAAAATGTGATCTTGGATTTAGATGGTTAAAAAGGCTCGAGGAGGAAGAGAAGCGTATAACCAATCCATAG